Below is a genomic region from Echinicola rosea.
TAAGCTGCCGAGTCGTAATACGCTTTGCTCATGGACACCTTTACTTGGTTTAGGTTACTTTTATCCGTCCAGGAAGCTTCGATTACCGGATAATGTTCACTTTCCCGCAAATCCAGAAAAACTTCTTCCTGGCAGGAAAAGAGGAATAGCAGCAATCCTACTAATAATATATCTCTCATAGTATTAAAATTCAAAATTATAAGAAATCGATGGTAGGAAAGTAAACAGGTATGTCATCACCACACCTGGCCTCCGGGAATATACTGGCTCACCTGAAGCGGATTCGTAGTGGATGTCATTGTTTACGATGTCCTTAAACTGGTAGGAATAGGGGTTTTTCCTGCCATAGACATTATATACACTGAAATTCCAGCTTCCTCTCCACTTCTTCTCCTTGTCTTTATTTTTCCAGGTCACGGCCACATCCATCCGGTGATAGTCTGGAAATCGATCTTCATTTCGTCGTGTATCGTACAAGGGCATTTCCTGATTGTCCATAGAATAAGTGCCAACGGGAAAGCTTACTGCTTGGCCTGTGGAGTACACAAAAGTCATATTGGCCGTAAGCCGCTCACTAAATGCATGCTGCAATACAAGCGAAATATCATGTGGCCGGTCGTACCGTGGATTATAGGCCTTCCCCTCGCTGATTCCTTCAATCTGTCGGTACGTTCTAGAATAGGTGTACCCCAGCCAGCCAGTGGTCTTTCCGGTGTTCTTCTTCAGCAACAATTCGGTCCCGTAAGACCAACCTCTTCCGTCCAGGACTTCCGTTTCCAAATGATCCGTGAACAACACATCTGCCCCTTGCTTGACATCAATGATATGATCATACGTTTTATAATATCCCTCCACAGAAACCTCCCATTTCCCATCGTTTATATCGTTGTACATCCCTGCAGAAAACTGGTCCGACATAATGGGCTGAATGTATTCACTGGCCAACGTCCAGCGATCTATTGGAAGGCCCGCGGAACTGTTGGAAGCCACCTGCTGGTATTGGAAATTTCGGTTATATGCACTCTTGAAGGACAAGTTATCGGTGATTTTGTACCGCAGGGCAATCCGGGGCTCTTTCCCTTGATAAAATGCCATCGGACGGAACCTACTGTATTGGACCGTATCGATGATAGCGGCATTGTCCTGTGCGGGGCTTTCATCATAAATGTATTCTGCACCTTTGCCTATCTGCGCATAAATGCTCCATCGAAGCCCTCCTTCCACCTTCAATTTGGAAGAAATGTCCAACTCTCCGGAAATAAAAAAATCCTGCTGGACTGCATTGCCAGGCTGGGTGGTGATCGGCGTGATCTGGCTTCCTGGATTGGTGGTCATGTCCACCGGTGAAAAATGATAATACCGACTGTGCGCCCCCACTTCAAAAACGGCCCTCTCACTTGGAGTCAACGTGAAAAACCACCGTAATCCACCTTCAGAAATCAAATTGCTCCAGCTGAAGCCATTGTCCTCATCCATGACATCAATTTGGTAGTCATATTGAGAATAATACCCATTGACGTCCAAGAATGTCCTTTCGCTAAACGTCTTGTTCCATAGAATGGAATTGACCCAATTTTTCCATCCGAAGCCAAACATGTCTCCAGCCTGCAAATAATCCCTGCCGTAATAACTGGAAATAGAGACCTTATCTCTGGCAGAAGGCCGAAAGGTCATTTTAGCCCCCAAATCATAGAAGTACAATTGGTTGCTATTGATTTCCTCATTATTGGATAGCTTCAGAAAAAGGTCCGCGTAGGTCCTTCTTCCCGTGACCACAAATGATGACTTTTCAGAAAAAAGTGGGCCGTCCACGGTGATCTTGGAACTGATATTTCCAATTCCACCGGCTCCATGGATCCTGTCTGTCCGCCCCTCTTTCATGGAAATTTCCACAACAGAAGACAGCCTCCCCCCATACGTCGCGGGGATATTCCCTTTGTACAAGTCCACCTCGTCCAATGCATCCGGATTGAATACTGAAAAAAAGCCAAAGAAATGAGAAGGGTTATAGACGGGAGCCCCGTCCAATTGAATGAGATTTTGGTCCGAAGATCCACCACGGACAAATAACCCGGTCGTCCCCTCTCCTGCCGTCTGGATTCCTGGCAAAAGCTGAAGTCCTCGAAGTACGTCCACTTCACCAAACAAACTAGGGATGGATTTTAGCGTCGCTATAGGCACTACATTTCGGCCTATGTCCACACTTTGGGTAATGACTTCTTCAAGCTGTCCCTCTACCACCACTTCCTCTAAGCCGGCCGCAGTGGGTTTTAACGTTACTGTCAGCCCTTCATCCAAGCGATCCTGGCCAAGGGGCATTTTCTCTTTACCATACCCCAGATACATCACCACCAACGTATCCGGCAAGGTGACGACGGGCAGCTCAAATCCCCCTTCCTCATCACTGGTAACTCCCTGCGTCGGTGACGATTGCCAATAAACAGTTGCCCCCACCAATGTTTCATTACTTTCTTCGTCCATGACGACACCTTTGAGGACATTTGTTGCCTGCCCGATTGCCAGTTGTGGGCATCCCAGTGCGGTCATTACCATTATCCATAAGGATATAAGCTGTTTCATGCGCTATGTTATGCTCTTTATTTAGAGAGCGTCTTTAATTTTTGGTGAACATGAATAGCAATTTGCTTGCCTAATGTTGGTCACTAGCTCCTTAAGATAAATAAAATTATGGGAATTGTTCCTTTTGGTATGGCAAGCTTTAAGTCTTTCCTTTTGATCCTAGATTTCACCCTTCGACACGCTCAGTACAGGAATCTGGAACCGTTTTAGGGTGCCTGAGCGAAGCCGAAGGCCACCCACGCCACTCCATTCTTGCCAGCCCTGGGACAAAGTCCCAGCATAACCCATTTACGGTACATTTTTATATCCTAAGAATCAAGACTTTCTACTCATGTCTCACAACTTAACACTTCACCTTTCAGCTTCCGATAATTTTGACCTTTCGTAAAGTATGCGATAATTTATCGCCTGTTCTTTCGTTTTGAATTAAAATTCCTAATTTCAAGGCATGATTTGGGCATATCCTGACTTAACATTAATTGGTATATTGGCAGCCGTATTTGGCGTGCTCTATATTATTTACCTTGTGCGCTTTTATCGCATCAACAAGCGGCTGAAAGTCAAAAAGCATCGACTGCTCATGAAAATGGGCTTGCGCATCGCGTACTTTTTGCTTTTTCTCGTAGCACTGGCAGGCCCTTCTGTGGGCAATGCCACCAAGGAAATCAAACAAGAAGGGAAAGATTTGTTTATTGCCATCGATCTCTCACAGTCCATGAATGCCACTGACATCAGTCCC
It encodes:
- a CDS encoding TonB-dependent receptor, producing MKQLISLWIMVMTALGCPQLAIGQATNVLKGVVMDEESNETLVGATVYWQSSPTQGVTSDEEGGFELPVVTLPDTLVVMYLGYGKEKMPLGQDRLDEGLTVTLKPTAAGLEEVVVEGQLEEVITQSVDIGRNVVPIATLKSIPSLFGEVDVLRGLQLLPGIQTAGEGTTGLFVRGGSSDQNLIQLDGAPVYNPSHFFGFFSVFNPDALDEVDLYKGNIPATYGGRLSSVVEISMKEGRTDRIHGAGGIGNISSKITVDGPLFSEKSSFVVTGRRTYADLFLKLSNNEEINSNQLYFYDLGAKMTFRPSARDKVSISSYYGRDYLQAGDMFGFGWKNWVNSILWNKTFSERTFLDVNGYYSQYDYQIDVMDEDNGFSWSNLISEGGLRWFFTLTPSERAVFEVGAHSRYYHFSPVDMTTNPGSQITPITTQPGNAVQQDFFISGELDISSKLKVEGGLRWSIYAQIGKGAEYIYDESPAQDNAAIIDTVQYSRFRPMAFYQGKEPRIALRYKITDNLSFKSAYNRNFQYQQVASNSSAGLPIDRWTLASEYIQPIMSDQFSAGMYNDINDGKWEVSVEGYYKTYDHIIDVKQGADVLFTDHLETEVLDGRGWSYGTELLLKKNTGKTTGWLGYTYSRTYRQIEGISEGKAYNPRYDRPHDISLVLQHAFSERLTANMTFVYSTGQAVSFPVGTYSMDNQEMPLYDTRRNEDRFPDYHRMDVAVTWKNKDKEKKWRGSWNFSVYNVYGRKNPYSYQFKDIVNNDIHYESASGEPVYSRRPGVVMTYLFTFLPSISYNFEF